One Prodigiosinella aquatilis DNA window includes the following coding sequences:
- a CDS encoding YdiU family protein, whose protein sequence is MPNHPQFNNHYHRQLPGFYTELTPTPLRGARLIYHSEALANELGLSPEWFCGENSKVWCGEHQLPGMMPLAQVYSGHQFGAWAGQLGDGRGILLGEQQLDDGRCLDWHLKGAGLTPYSRMGDGRAVLRSVVREFLASESLHYLGIPTTRALTIVTSDQLVQREQEEQGGMLLRVAESHVRFGHFEHFYYQREPEKVRQLVDYVISRHWPLWQQENDRYQLWFTDVVERTARLIAQWQTVGFAHGVMNTDNMSILGITIDYGPYGFMDEYNPGYVCNHSDYQGRYAFDNQPAVALWNLHRLAQSLSELIPVETLQRALERYEPVLMQAFGERMRAKLGLFTAQAEDNDILVGLLRLMQREKADYTRTFRLLSATEQQSVQSPLRDEFIDRPVFDQWFNTYRRRLMIEDYDDSHRQQVMMSVNPKYVLRNYLAQQAIERAQQDDVSVLARLHQALSHPYQEQPEMNDLAALPPEWGKHLAISCSS, encoded by the coding sequence ATGCCGAATCACCCTCAGTTCAATAACCATTATCATCGCCAATTACCCGGGTTTTATACTGAATTGACACCAACGCCTCTGCGGGGCGCCCGCTTGATTTATCACAGTGAAGCACTGGCTAATGAGCTTGGTTTGTCTCCCGAATGGTTCTGTGGAGAAAACAGTAAGGTCTGGTGCGGAGAACATCAGCTACCGGGAATGATGCCGTTGGCCCAGGTCTACAGTGGTCACCAATTCGGTGCCTGGGCAGGGCAACTGGGTGATGGTCGTGGTATTTTACTGGGTGAACAGCAGCTCGACGATGGCCGTTGCCTTGACTGGCATTTGAAAGGTGCTGGCCTGACGCCTTATTCTCGTATGGGCGATGGCCGAGCAGTGTTGCGCTCGGTGGTACGGGAGTTTCTCGCTTCAGAGTCCTTGCATTATTTGGGGATACCCACAACGCGTGCATTGACGATTGTTACCAGTGATCAGCTTGTCCAGCGCGAGCAGGAAGAACAAGGTGGAATGTTATTGCGGGTGGCAGAAAGTCACGTGCGTTTCGGTCATTTTGAACATTTCTATTATCAACGTGAGCCGGAAAAAGTACGGCAGTTGGTTGATTATGTGATAAGCCGCCACTGGCCACTGTGGCAACAGGAAAATGATCGTTACCAACTGTGGTTTACTGATGTGGTAGAACGTACGGCGCGGCTTATTGCTCAGTGGCAGACGGTGGGATTCGCGCATGGTGTTATGAATACCGATAATATGTCGATCCTCGGTATTACTATTGACTATGGGCCCTATGGGTTCATGGATGAATATAACCCTGGTTATGTCTGTAATCATTCAGATTACCAAGGACGTTATGCATTTGATAACCAACCGGCTGTTGCATTGTGGAATCTGCATCGTTTGGCTCAGTCACTATCAGAACTGATACCGGTTGAAACGCTACAGCGAGCTCTCGAACGTTATGAGCCCGTTTTAATGCAGGCTTTTGGGGAACGGATGCGGGCAAAGCTTGGCTTGTTCACCGCGCAGGCGGAAGATAATGACATTCTGGTAGGGTTACTGCGGTTAATGCAGCGGGAAAAGGCAGACTACACCCGAACATTCCGACTGTTATCGGCAACGGAACAGCAAAGTGTTCAATCTCCATTACGGGATGAATTTATCGACCGGCCTGTTTTTGATCAATGGTTTAATACATACCGGAGACGTCTGATGATAGAAGATTATGACGATAGCCACCGACAACAGGTAATGATGTCTGTTAATCCTAAGTATGTTCTGCGAAATTATCTGGCGCAGCAGGCTATTGAACGTGCGCAACAGGATGATGTCAGCGTTTTGGCACGATTACACCAGGCATTGAGTCACCCTTATCAGGAACAGCCGGAAATGAACGATCTGGCGGCGTTACCCCCAGAGTGGGGTAAACATCTTGCCATATCCTGTTCCAGCTAA
- a CDS encoding EAL domain-containing protein has protein sequence MLIKSACVDRFHLTFGYDTMRIRLEIDYISKYLFSPIYSLASKLYAVEMIGRFHSVSGNLAIPQEILMGMLNWKQKEALLTEQLSIIKSKSDWFKDNQILLLLKIDYGLSEFLSGNEQIRNELQALSFVQLEINETFPNLSQGKESRSISELSASFDLWLDNFGSGQSNLKPLYDGLMHNVKLNPNFVWKLLSRPVSVSMMNPLLHVMKKHCHSLTVVAKGIDNTDYLEKAYSLDINAVQGNLWPAVPLEQLENQLLPSVCYG, from the coding sequence ATGTTAATTAAGTCTGCCTGTGTTGACAGGTTTCACTTAACTTTTGGCTATGACACTATGCGTATCCGGCTTGAGATTGATTATATCAGCAAGTATCTTTTTTCTCCTATTTATAGCTTAGCGTCAAAATTATACGCAGTAGAAATGATAGGTCGTTTTCATAGCGTATCGGGTAACCTGGCTATACCACAGGAGATCCTGATGGGAATGCTGAACTGGAAGCAGAAAGAAGCACTGTTAACAGAACAGTTGTCGATTATTAAAAGTAAATCAGATTGGTTTAAGGATAATCAAATTCTTTTACTATTAAAAATAGACTATGGTCTGTCGGAATTTCTGTCCGGAAATGAGCAGATCAGGAATGAATTACAAGCGCTTTCATTTGTACAACTTGAAATTAATGAGACTTTCCCTAACTTATCTCAGGGTAAAGAGAGTCGGAGTATCTCTGAATTAAGCGCATCCTTTGATTTGTGGTTGGATAATTTTGGTTCAGGTCAAAGCAATTTGAAACCACTTTATGATGGGCTGATGCATAATGTGAAATTGAATCCTAATTTCGTCTGGAAATTATTATCCCGTCCGGTTTCTGTTTCTATGATGAATCCTTTATTGCATGTTATGAAAAAACATTGCCACTCATTAACTGTGGTTGCCAAAGGCATTGATAATACAGATTATCTGGAAAAGGCTTACAGCCTGGATATTAATGCGGTACAGGGTAACTTGTGGCCCGCCGTACCATTGGAGCAACTGGAGAATCAGCTACTGCCTTCCGTTTGCTATGGGTAG
- a CDS encoding lipoate--protein ligase, translated as MSSLRLLLSTSFDPWFNLAVEECIFRQMPSTQRVLFLWRNAETVVIGRAQNPWKECNTRRMAEDGVKLARRSSGGGAVFHDLGNTCFTFMAGKPEYDKRVSTHIILDALVMLGIEATASGRNDLVVPTAEGIRKISGSAYRETRDRGFHHGTLLLNANLSRLADYLNPDVKKLQAKGIASVRSRIVNLVELLPDITHENVCQAITEAFFRYHQVRCEPELISPAALPDLPGLEAQFIKQSRWEWNFGQAPDFTHSLDTRFPWGGVELHFDIERGVISRCQLFTDSLNPEPLETLADRLKGKAYRPDELTKIGRQMELQYPQHQSEVVQLIDWLSESIR; from the coding sequence ATGTCGTCGTTGCGTTTATTGCTTTCTACGTCGTTTGATCCCTGGTTTAACCTGGCGGTGGAAGAGTGTATTTTCAGGCAAATGCCATCAACGCAACGGGTCCTGTTTCTATGGCGTAATGCGGAAACGGTAGTGATTGGTCGGGCACAGAATCCGTGGAAAGAGTGCAATACCCGACGTATGGCAGAAGATGGGGTCAAACTGGCGCGGCGCAGCAGTGGTGGTGGGGCGGTTTTTCATGATTTAGGGAATACCTGTTTTACCTTTATGGCGGGCAAACCTGAATATGACAAGCGTGTGTCTACCCACATTATTTTGGATGCGCTGGTCATGCTGGGAATCGAAGCTACGGCATCCGGGCGCAATGACCTGGTGGTGCCAACGGCTGAGGGGATTCGGAAAATTTCTGGTTCGGCTTATCGTGAAACTCGTGATCGAGGTTTTCATCATGGGACGCTATTGTTAAATGCCAATCTTTCCCGTCTGGCCGATTATCTCAATCCCGACGTAAAGAAACTGCAAGCAAAAGGTATTGCTTCTGTTCGTTCTCGCATTGTTAATTTGGTGGAATTGTTACCAGATATCACTCACGAAAATGTTTGTCAGGCAATTACGGAAGCTTTTTTTCGTTACCATCAAGTTCGTTGTGAGCCGGAGTTGATCTCCCCGGCGGCATTACCCGATCTCCCAGGGTTGGAAGCGCAATTCATAAAGCAAAGTCGTTGGGAATGGAATTTCGGTCAAGCCCCGGATTTTACCCATTCGCTGGATACCCGTTTCCCGTGGGGCGGGGTGGAGCTGCATTTTGACATCGAGCGGGGTGTCATTAGCCGCTGTCAACTTTTTACCGACAGCCTTAATCCTGAACCACTGGAAACACTGGCCGATAGATTAAAGGGGAAGGCATATCGTCCTGATGAACTAACAAAAATCGGTAGACAAATGGAATTACAATACCCGCAGCATCAGAGTGAAGTTGTTCAGTTAATTGACTGGCTAAGTGAAAGTATTCGTTAA
- a CDS encoding NlpC/P60 family protein, whose translation MILIRWRYCLLVASLALVGCSSHVSQQSARLSNSAEVVIQLDDQLSQWQGTPYQYGGLDHRGIDCSGFVYLTFRDRFGLILPRSTEGQTEIGTPVDRDDLLPGDLIFFKTGSSGSGLHVGIYDTDAQFIHASTSRGVIRSSLDNVYWQRAYWQARRI comes from the coding sequence ATGATCCTGATCCGCTGGAGATATTGTCTATTAGTGGCAAGTTTAGCGCTGGTGGGCTGTAGCAGCCATGTGTCGCAACAGAGCGCGCGTTTGAGTAATTCAGCGGAAGTCGTGATTCAACTGGATGATCAGTTGTCGCAATGGCAGGGAACGCCTTACCAGTATGGCGGTCTGGATCACCGAGGTATTGATTGCTCTGGTTTTGTTTATCTGACATTTCGTGATCGTTTTGGCCTGATATTACCGCGTTCCACCGAGGGGCAAACCGAGATCGGTACGCCAGTTGATCGTGATGATCTGCTTCCTGGCGATCTGATTTTTTTCAAAACCGGTAGTAGCGGTAGCGGGCTGCATGTAGGCATTTATGACACTGATGCTCAATTTATTCACGCTTCTACCAGCAGAGGCGTAATACGTTCTTCTCTCGATAATGTGTACTGGCAACGGGCTTACTGGCAGGCACGTCGTATTTGA
- the btuD gene encoding vitamin B12 ABC transporter ATP-binding protein BtuD → MSVTPLLRLEQAGVRQRLLPVDAECHTSELLHIIGPNGAGKSTLLALMAGLIEGCGEVVLADKPLSHWSGRDLALLRAYLPQQHPPVALMPVFQYLWLHQPPLNNIAEIDDVVQMLAERLMLADKLQRSLTQLSGGEWQRVRLAAVLLQVWPSVNTSARLLLLDEPDTSLDIAQRVVLDELLSELCCAGIGVVVSTHDLNHSLHHADRIWLMADGKLVAQGKTEKVMQPETLSPVFGVIFQQHSVDGHHWMITRSA, encoded by the coding sequence ATGTCAGTCACACCGTTGTTGCGGCTGGAACAAGCCGGTGTCAGGCAACGTTTGTTGCCGGTGGATGCGGAATGCCACACAAGTGAATTGCTGCACATCATCGGTCCGAATGGCGCAGGGAAGAGTACCTTACTGGCGTTGATGGCCGGATTAATTGAAGGATGCGGCGAAGTGGTACTGGCAGACAAACCGCTGTCACACTGGTCTGGTCGCGATTTGGCACTGCTGCGTGCCTATTTGCCGCAACAGCATCCGCCAGTTGCGCTGATGCCGGTTTTTCAGTATCTCTGGCTGCATCAGCCGCCATTGAACAACATTGCCGAGATCGATGATGTGGTACAGATGCTGGCCGAACGATTGATGTTGGCAGATAAGCTACAGCGTTCACTAACACAGCTTTCCGGTGGTGAATGGCAGCGGGTGCGGCTGGCTGCGGTACTGTTGCAGGTTTGGCCGTCGGTTAATACCTCGGCGCGATTATTGCTGCTGGATGAACCAGACACCAGTCTGGATATCGCCCAGCGGGTGGTGTTGGATGAGCTTTTGTCTGAACTGTGTTGCGCCGGTATTGGTGTGGTGGTGTCTACCCATGATTTGAATCATAGCCTCCATCACGCTGATCGTATCTGGTTGATGGCTGATGGAAAGCTGGTCGCACAAGGGAAAACCGAAAAGGTCATGCAGCCGGAGACATTGTCACCGGTTTTTGGTGTCATCTTCCAGCAACATAGTGTTGACGGACATCACTGGATGATTACCCGCAGTGCCTGA
- a CDS encoding glutathione peroxidase: protein MSNDLYSIPLRTIDGRETTLADWQNSVILVVNVASQCGLTKQYEGLEALYETYKARGFAVLGFPSNEFAGQEPGNDEEIQTFCRGTFGVQFPMFSKIEVNGMGRHPLYRLLIQAQLQALRPDGSEFYERRISQGQGPAHAEDILWNFEKFLINRQGQVIQRFSPDMTPDDTMIVDAITRALAE from the coding sequence ATGAGCAACGATTTATATTCGATCCCCCTGCGAACTATTGATGGTCGTGAGACGACGCTGGCAGATTGGCAAAACAGCGTGATTCTGGTGGTGAATGTGGCTTCCCAGTGTGGGTTGACGAAACAGTATGAAGGACTGGAAGCGTTGTATGAAACCTATAAAGCCCGCGGATTTGCGGTGCTAGGTTTCCCTTCCAATGAATTCGCCGGGCAGGAGCCAGGCAACGACGAAGAGATTCAGACGTTCTGTCGTGGCACTTTCGGTGTGCAATTTCCGATGTTCAGCAAGATTGAAGTCAATGGTATGGGACGTCATCCGTTATACCGTTTACTGATTCAGGCTCAGCTACAGGCTCTCCGGCCAGATGGCAGTGAATTTTACGAACGACGTATAAGTCAGGGACAGGGGCCAGCGCATGCCGAGGATATTTTATGGAATTTCGAAAAATTTCTGATTAATCGACAAGGACAGGTCATTCAGCGTTTTTCTCCGGATATGACCCCGGACGATACCATGATCGTCGATGCCATCACTCGGGCACTGGCAGAGTAA
- the btuC gene encoding vitamin B12 ABC transporter permease BtuC, whose protein sequence is MHSAGRCYTQLKQQQQIRARWQIAGLLLFMLVVLMVSLCAGDRWIWPLHWLDDGQSLFVWQLRLPRTLAVMLVGASLAMSGTVMQAIFDNPLAEPGLLGVSNGAGVALVLAVLLGQGQLPVWMLSLCAIAGALLVTFLLLNFARKRVSNARLLLIGVALGIICSAIMTWAVYFSTSLDLRQLMYWMMGGFSGIDWRYGWLMLVLVPPIIWLARRGMVLNQLALGEIQARQLGVSVYRWRNVMVLVIGALVGLSVALAGVIGFIGLVIPHILRLCGLTDQRYLLTGCALAGGSVLMLSDTLSRVVLISAELPVGVVTATLGAPWFIWLLLRNKA, encoded by the coding sequence ATGCACTCCGCTGGCAGGTGTTATACCCAACTGAAACAGCAGCAACAGATTCGTGCTCGCTGGCAGATAGCCGGGCTGTTGTTGTTCATGTTGGTTGTGTTGATGGTGAGTTTGTGTGCGGGTGACCGGTGGATCTGGCCATTGCACTGGCTTGATGATGGGCAATCATTGTTTGTCTGGCAACTGCGGTTACCCCGCACGCTGGCCGTGATGCTCGTGGGCGCTAGTCTGGCGATGAGCGGTACGGTGATGCAGGCCATTTTTGACAATCCACTGGCGGAGCCCGGATTGCTGGGTGTTTCTAACGGTGCTGGCGTGGCGTTAGTGCTAGCTGTGTTACTGGGGCAAGGTCAGTTACCCGTCTGGATGCTTAGTCTGTGTGCGATAGCCGGCGCACTGCTGGTGACGTTTTTGTTGCTGAATTTTGCCAGAAAGCGGGTATCCAACGCTCGTTTGCTGTTGATCGGGGTGGCGCTGGGGATCATTTGCAGCGCCATCATGACCTGGGCGGTTTATTTCAGTACCAGCCTGGATTTGCGCCAGCTCATGTATTGGATGATGGGCGGGTTCAGCGGCATTGACTGGCGTTATGGCTGGTTGATGCTGGTGCTGGTACCGCCGATCATCTGGCTGGCGAGACGTGGTATGGTGTTGAATCAATTGGCATTGGGAGAGATTCAGGCCAGGCAGCTGGGTGTGTCTGTATATCGCTGGCGTAATGTTATGGTTCTGGTGATCGGTGCCCTGGTAGGACTCAGTGTCGCGTTGGCGGGGGTGATTGGGTTTATTGGTCTGGTGATTCCGCATATTTTGCGCTTGTGTGGTCTGACGGATCAGCGTTATTTATTGACCGGATGTGCATTGGCTGGCGGGAGTGTTCTGATGTTGTCGGACACGCTATCCCGGGTTGTGCTCATCTCCGCTGAACTGCCAGTTGGGGTTGTGACGGCAACGCTCGGCGCACCGTGGTTTATCTGGTTGTTATTACGCAACAAGGCGTGA
- the cobB gene encoding NAD-dependent protein deacylase, translating to MHARKRLNRFHQGKRMRQQRLRARIFHIDYLASNDVKKPRVVVLTGAGISAESGIRTFRAVDGLWENHRVEDVATPEGFQRDPQQVQEFYNERRRQLQQPEVMPNAAHLALANLEAMLGDNFLLVTQNIDNLHERAGSKRVIHMHGELLKVRCSQSGQVFDWPGDLSVEERCHCCQFPAPLRPHVVWFGEMPLEMDHIYHALAKADYFVAIGTSGHVYPAAGFVHEAHSHGAYTIEINLEPSQVESQFDEKIYGPASQIVPEFVGAWLSRRKRIVF from the coding sequence ATGCATGCGCGTAAGCGATTAAACCGTTTTCATCAAGGGAAACGTATGCGCCAACAGCGTTTGCGTGCCCGTATTTTCCATATTGATTATCTGGCGAGTAATGATGTGAAAAAACCACGTGTTGTCGTGCTCACCGGCGCTGGGATCTCTGCTGAGTCAGGTATCCGCACTTTTCGCGCAGTGGATGGCCTATGGGAGAACCACCGGGTTGAGGATGTGGCGACACCGGAAGGTTTTCAGCGTGATCCGCAACAGGTTCAGGAGTTTTATAATGAACGCCGGCGTCAGTTACAACAGCCGGAGGTGATGCCTAATGCGGCTCATCTGGCGTTGGCTAATCTGGAAGCCATGCTGGGTGATAACTTCCTGTTGGTGACGCAGAATATTGATAACCTGCATGAACGCGCTGGTAGTAAGCGGGTGATCCATATGCATGGTGAACTGCTTAAGGTGCGTTGCAGTCAAAGTGGTCAGGTTTTCGACTGGCCGGGTGATTTATCCGTCGAGGAGCGTTGCCACTGTTGCCAATTTCCAGCACCACTACGCCCGCATGTGGTCTGGTTTGGCGAGATGCCGCTGGAAATGGACCATATCTATCACGCGTTGGCGAAGGCTGACTATTTCGTTGCTATTGGCACGTCCGGACATGTTTATCCGGCAGCTGGCTTTGTGCATGAAGCCCACTCTCACGGTGCTTATACCATTGAAATAAATCTGGAACCCAGTCAGGTAGAAAGTCAGTTTGATGAGAAGATTTATGGTCCGGCCAGTCAGATAGTGCCGGAATTTGTCGGTGCCTGGCTCAGCCGGCGTAAGCGTATTGTATTCTGA
- the nagK gene encoding N-acetylglucosamine kinase — protein sequence MYYGFDMGGTKIEMGVFDANLRRLWQRRVPTPRDSYEELLQTVITLTKEADAEIGSPGKVGIGVPGIQAGGNGALFIANLPAAMGRSLQADLSQRLQRDVRISNDANCFVLSEAWDEAFRRYPVVLGIILGTGMGGGLVINGRLVNGYNGITGEFGHFRLPCDALDVLGVDIPRQPCGCGQTGCIENYISGRGFEWLYAHFYRQPLSAPVIIQNYRNGETQAISHVARFMSLLAVCLGNLLTIFDPHLLVLGGGLSNFDEIYRQLPEQLPSHLMPIARLPRIEKARYGDAGGVRGAALLHIVGE from the coding sequence ATGTATTACGGTTTCGACATGGGTGGCACTAAAATAGAGATGGGCGTGTTTGATGCCAATTTACGACGTCTATGGCAACGACGGGTGCCAACCCCACGAGACAGTTATGAAGAGCTGTTGCAGACGGTTATCACGCTGACGAAAGAAGCTGATGCTGAGATAGGCAGCCCCGGCAAGGTCGGCATTGGTGTGCCCGGTATTCAGGCTGGCGGGAACGGCGCGTTATTTATTGCCAATCTACCTGCCGCCATGGGGCGCTCGTTACAGGCTGACTTGAGCCAACGACTGCAGCGTGATGTTAGAATCAGTAATGATGCCAACTGTTTTGTCCTCTCTGAAGCCTGGGATGAAGCGTTCCGGCGTTATCCGGTGGTGCTGGGTATTATTCTTGGCACGGGGATGGGGGGCGGACTGGTAATTAATGGCAGATTAGTTAATGGTTATAACGGTATCACGGGTGAGTTTGGTCATTTCCGCCTGCCGTGTGATGCGCTGGATGTTCTTGGCGTTGACATCCCGCGTCAGCCCTGCGGTTGCGGGCAGACCGGATGCATAGAGAATTATATCTCTGGCCGTGGTTTTGAGTGGCTATACGCGCATTTTTACCGGCAACCGCTGTCAGCTCCGGTGATTATCCAGAATTATCGCAACGGTGAGACCCAGGCGATATCGCATGTGGCGCGCTTCATGAGTCTACTGGCTGTTTGTCTGGGTAACTTATTGACTATCTTCGATCCACATTTGCTGGTGTTGGGTGGTGGATTATCCAATTTTGACGAGATTTACCGGCAATTGCCGGAGCAGCTTCCTTCCCACCTGATGCCGATAGCACGTTTGCCACGGATTGAAAAGGCGCGCTACGGCGATGCCGGTGGGGTTCGCGGAGCAGCCTTGCTACACATAGTGGGGGAATAA
- the lolE gene encoding lipoprotein-releasing ABC transporter permease subunit LolE, producing MTFPPLSLLVGLRFSRGRRRSGMVSLISVISTIGIALGVAVLIVGLSAMNGFERELNNRILAVVPHGEIEPVNPPFIGWQALLPKIEQVPGIVAAAPYINFTGLLENGANLRAIQMKGVDPQQEKRLSALPNFVLNNAWSRFHSGEQQVILGKGVADSLHVKAGDWVTVMIPNSDPQMKLLQPKRIRLHVSGILQLSGQLDHSLALVPLADAQQYLEMGDNVTGIAIKVKDVFAADKLVRDAGKATNDYVYIRSWIGTYGYMYRDIQMIRTIMYLAMVLVIGVACFNIVSTLIMAVKDKSSDIAVLRTLGAGDGLIRAIFVWYGLLAGLLGSVVGAVIGVIVTLRLTAIVRGIEALTGHRFLSGDIYFIDFLPSELHMTDVVSVLVTALLLSLIASWYPARRASRIDPARVLSGQ from the coding sequence ATGACGTTTCCTCCGCTCTCCCTGCTGGTTGGTTTGCGCTTTAGTCGTGGCAGGCGGCGTAGCGGCATGGTGTCACTGATTTCGGTGATTTCCACCATCGGTATTGCTCTGGGGGTCGCCGTCCTGATTGTGGGGCTGAGTGCGATGAATGGCTTTGAGCGCGAATTGAACAATCGTATTCTGGCAGTGGTGCCTCATGGGGAGATTGAACCAGTTAACCCACCTTTTATCGGGTGGCAGGCACTGTTGCCGAAAATTGAGCAAGTGCCGGGGATTGTAGCTGCGGCACCTTACATCAATTTTACCGGCTTGCTGGAAAATGGCGCTAATTTGCGGGCCATTCAGATGAAAGGTGTTGATCCCCAGCAGGAAAAACGTCTCAGTGCGTTGCCGAATTTTGTCTTGAATAATGCCTGGTCACGGTTTCATTCCGGTGAACAGCAGGTCATCCTGGGTAAAGGTGTAGCTGATTCGCTACATGTTAAAGCGGGCGATTGGGTGACGGTCATGATTCCTAATAGCGATCCACAGATGAAGCTGCTGCAACCTAAACGTATTCGTTTACACGTCAGTGGTATCCTGCAATTGAGTGGCCAGTTGGATCACAGTCTGGCGCTGGTGCCACTGGCAGATGCGCAACAGTATCTGGAGATGGGGGATAATGTTACTGGTATTGCGATTAAGGTCAAAGATGTGTTTGCCGCTGATAAGCTGGTGCGGGATGCTGGTAAAGCCACCAATGACTACGTCTATATTCGCAGTTGGATCGGTACCTATGGCTATATGTACCGTGATATTCAGATGATCCGCACTATTATGTATCTGGCGATGGTGCTGGTGATCGGTGTGGCCTGCTTTAACATCGTTTCAACGTTGATTATGGCCGTGAAGGATAAAAGTAGTGATATCGCGGTGTTGCGCACGTTGGGTGCCGGAGATGGACTGATTCGTGCCATTTTCGTCTGGTATGGTTTGCTGGCGGGATTGCTGGGCAGTGTTGTCGGTGCGGTTATCGGCGTTATCGTCACGTTGCGGCTAACCGCGATTGTCCGCGGTATTGAAGCATTGACCGGGCATCGTTTTTTATCTGGTGATATCTATTTTATTGACTTCTTGCCGTCTGAACTGCACATGACTGATGTGGTGAGTGTGCTGGTAACCGCGCTGCTTTTGAGTCTGATTGCCAGTTGGTATCCGGCTCGTCGGGCCAGCCGCATTGATCCTGCCCGGGTATTAAGCGGACAATAA
- the lolD gene encoding lipoprotein-releasing ABC transporter ATP-binding protein LolD yields the protein MNNSFLLQCNRLCKRYQDGKLSTDVLRDVSFEMRSGEMMAIVGSSGSGKSTLLHLLGGLDSPTSGDVIFKGKALDKLSSAAKAGLRNRELGFIYQFHHLLPDFSALENVAMPLLIGKVAPGEAKEKALEMLAAVGLEKRSQHRSSELSGGERQRVAIARALVNNPSLVLADEPTGNLDQHTADTIFELLGELNVRQGTAFLVVTHDLHLAGRLSRQLEMRDGQLQLMGAQQ from the coding sequence ATGAATAATTCATTTTTATTGCAGTGTAACCGCCTGTGCAAACGCTATCAGGATGGAAAACTGTCTACCGATGTGCTGCGCGATGTCTCTTTTGAGATGCGCAGCGGAGAAATGATGGCTATTGTCGGCAGTTCTGGTTCTGGTAAAAGTACGCTGCTGCATTTGCTGGGAGGCTTGGATTCTCCCACTTCGGGAGACGTTATTTTCAAGGGTAAAGCACTGGATAAACTCTCTTCTGCTGCCAAAGCTGGGCTTCGTAACCGGGAATTGGGATTTATTTATCAGTTTCATCACCTGTTGCCGGATTTTTCTGCGCTGGAGAATGTTGCCATGCCGTTACTAATTGGCAAGGTTGCCCCCGGGGAGGCGAAAGAAAAGGCCCTTGAAATGTTGGCAGCGGTAGGTCTGGAAAAACGGAGTCAACATCGTTCTTCCGAGCTTTCCGGGGGGGAACGCCAGCGGGTTGCCATTGCTCGTGCACTGGTTAACAACCCGTCGTTAGTGCTGGCAGATGAACCGACCGGCAACCTTGATCAGCATACTGCGGATACCATTTTTGAGTTATTGGGTGAACTGAATGTACGTCAGGGGACGGCATTCCTGGTTGTGACCCATGACTTGCATCTTGCCGGTCGTCTGAGCCGTCAACTGGAGATGCGTGATGGTCAGTTGCAGTTGATGGGAGCGCAACAATGA